The following coding sequences are from one Kogia breviceps isolate mKogBre1 chromosome X, mKogBre1 haplotype 1, whole genome shotgun sequence window:
- the LOC131748073 gene encoding nuclear RNA export factor 3-like — protein MERNRQDETLGSWFKIRIPFGIKYDEKWLLNLIQKQCSVPFTPVEFHYEKMQAQFFIENANIAFALKNVNGVIYNKDNERIPIFVEPCGAPHSVLKELKSKKVEQIKVPVKERYDASQQSLDIQRVRSDPDLMTRDTGMARNPGNGMAASLQIHPGNMPKLLSLDLSNKQPYQLHGLSNMMPNASNTKNLNLSTTEVKSAGEMDKRERLEPEGMCADRNPLCTTFPDKSTNISSILELFPKLLTLDGQETSPLAKCGIEASKRLPTCKGNYFGSHELKSLVLQFLQQYYLIYDYGDRQGLAGAYHEEACFSLTIPFHPEDPAPSSLCESFKDSRNMKKLKDPHLRVKLLKHTKRVIVHTLCVLPKTQHDFSSFVVDTWFQTGTMLCFSISGVFKEVEGSSQGCVRAFTRTFIVIPASSSSLCIVNDELFVSDSNPKKTDSVFFIPKPTCCASSISTLSMELQALVQAFSTWSGMNLQDSQK, from the exons ATGGAGAGAAACAGGCAGGATGAGACCTTGGGGAGCTGGTTCAAGATCAGG ATTCCCTTCGGTATTAAATACGATGAGAAGTGGCTGCTGAATTTGATTCAGAAGCAATGCAGTGTCCCCTTCACCCCAGTCGAA TTTCACTATGAGAAAATGCAGGCCCAGTTCTTCATTGAGAACGCCAACATTGCCTTCGCACTGAAGAATGTCAATGGAGTGATTTACAATAAGGATAATGAAAGG ATACCTATCTTTGTTGAGCCCTGTGGTGCACCCCACTCTGTGCTGAAGGAGCTGAAGTCAAAAAAGGTGGAGCAGATAAAG GTGCCCGTGAAGGAACGATATGATGCCTCCCAGCAATCTCTTGACATCCAGAGAGTCCGCTCTGACCCTG ACTTGATGACCCGTGATACGGGAATGGCGCGAAACCCTGGAAATGGCATGGCCGCATCCCTGCAGATCCATCCAGGGAATATGCCCAAG CTTTTGTCCTTGGACCTGAGCAATAAGCAACCCTACCAGCTGCATGGCCTGTCCAACATGATGCCGAATGCTTCCAACACCAAGAACTTGAACCTCTCCACCACTGAG GTGAAGTCTGCAGGGGAGATGGACAAGCGTGAGCGGCTGGAGCCAGAAGGGATGTGTGCAGACAGAAACCCCCTGTGCACCACCTTCCCTGATAAGTCAACCAACATAAG CTCCATCCTGGAATTGTTCCCCAAGTTACTCACCTTG GATGGCCAGGAGACATCCCCACTGGCTAAGTGTGGTATTGAAGCCAGCAAGCGCTTACCAACCTGCAAG GGAAACTACTTTGGATCTCATGAGCTGAAGAGCCTAGTCCTGCAATTCCTGCAGCA GTACTACTTGATCTATGACTATGGAGACCGACAGGGTCTTGCGGGTGCTTATCACGAGGAGGCCTGCTTCTCCCTGACCATTCCCTTCCACCCTGAGGACCCAGCCCC AAGCAGCTTGTGCGAGTCCTTCAAGGACAGCAGGAATATGAAGAAGCTCAAGGACCCCC ACCTGCGGGTCAAGCTGCTGAAGCACACAAAACGTGTCATTGTGCACACCCTCTGTGTGTTGCCCAAGACTCAGCATGACTTCAGCTCCTTCGTGGTGGACACGTGGTTCCAGACG GGAACGATGCTCTGCTTCTCCATCAGTGGGGTTTTCAAGGAAG TGGAAGGAAGTTCTCAGGGCTGTGTGCGTGCCTTCACCCGGACCTTCATCGTTATCCCTGCCAGCTCTTCCAG TCTTTGCATCGTGAATGACGAGCTGTTTGTGAGTGACTCCAACCCCAAGAAGACTGATTCTGTGTTCTTCATCCCAAAGCCTACATGCTGTGCTAGCTCCATTTCCACCCTGTCCATGGAGTTGCAGGCAttggtgcaggctttctccaccTGGTCTGGGATGAACCTCCAGGATTCTCAGAAGTGA